In Rheinheimera sp. MM224, one DNA window encodes the following:
- a CDS encoding DUF1833 domain-containing protein, with protein MTVLDTLYVSGGEEVILTTLEFNDGVNHFFLVDGFTDITATLENAEVKEFEAFPLQVARPARNADGTQDLQIAICNVAGMVSTYLREMIEADRKGVVVCRFYSSADLAAPAEPPLTLTVKGGAWTPMQADIVAGYMNILDTAWPRKLFTPNTHPGLRYIP; from the coding sequence ATGACGGTATTAGATACCCTGTATGTGAGTGGTGGCGAAGAAGTTATTTTAACCACGCTTGAATTCAATGACGGTGTTAATCACTTCTTTTTAGTCGACGGATTCACCGATATAACAGCCACTCTCGAAAATGCTGAAGTAAAAGAATTTGAAGCTTTCCCGCTACAGGTGGCTAGGCCAGCACGAAATGCTGATGGTACTCAAGATCTGCAAATAGCTATTTGTAATGTGGCTGGCATGGTAAGCACCTACTTAAGAGAAATGATCGAGGCTGATCGAAAGGGCGTTGTTGTATGCCGTTTCTATAGCTCTGCTGATTTGGCAGCGCCTGCAGAACCGCCGTTAACGCTGACGGTAAAAGGTGGCGCTTGGACACCCATGCAGGCAGATATTGTTGCCGGCTACATGAATATTTTAGATACAGCCTGGCCACGGAAGTTATTCACTCCAAACACTCACCCCGGACTACGGTACATCCCATGA
- a CDS encoding nitrite transporter — MINVEHYLYGKYVEGGRAWPEVDCYGIIMKLREDLGLKPWPIFDGVTKRENGLHKMGKQLIQNLTPCEPQEGAGVACYKGSCMVHVAMVVNTPTGLEVAECNPGTNVTFTPLRRFKRRYLRLEFYL; from the coding sequence ATGATCAATGTAGAACACTACCTCTACGGCAAATACGTGGAGGGTGGCCGCGCTTGGCCTGAAGTTGACTGTTACGGCATCATCATGAAGCTACGTGAAGACCTTGGCTTAAAGCCATGGCCGATTTTTGATGGTGTAACCAAACGCGAAAACGGCCTTCACAAAATGGGTAAACAATTAATACAAAACCTCACCCCATGTGAGCCGCAAGAGGGCGCCGGAGTGGCTTGTTATAAAGGCTCTTGCATGGTGCATGTGGCTATGGTTGTGAATACTCCAACTGGCTTAGAGGTAGCTGAATGTAACCCGGGCACCAATGTCACATTTACCCCACTCAGACGGTTCAAGCGCAGGTATTTGCGGCTGGAGTTTTACTTATGA
- a CDS encoding phage tail tape measure C-terminal domain-containing protein — protein sequence MRRADPTNELVSDESIAKFLANINKKYEETKSKITDTAAQRLLMQLNEQQAALSAQLESSENLTKSQKALAEFEQQIADIKEKKILTADQKSLLANEQQLRIEHQQNVALDEQLKKKNELIDLDNQRAGLDAMLRNQQQGYTDQLAAYGGSDKEIQRLKEEQKIREETNKMIAQLNAEKSSMSSETYQAQLEELQNYQDKSLEIYKNSYEQIAEVEADWAAGANKALLNYAEEYENQFQSMADAVNGILSSSTSAISDGLADIITGTSSVEDAFKSMALGMSNAVINALTEMAAEWLVYQAVQMIVGKSTQAGAATAMTFNALASQQMAAINAFASTAAIPIVGPALAPAAAATAIGLTAPFVTAVTAFSTSGIAGMAHDGIDNIPREGTWLLDAGERVLSPNQNKDLTNFLNLNNEMMKGYNEGLATMPKFDDGIPAMRGASAAEIGSVNRNDISISVPVVIHGDPDEKTLRLIQKATADGAAMAYRKISGDLATGRGDVSKAVQGGWSVSRRKR from the coding sequence TTGAGAAGGGCTGACCCTACTAATGAACTGGTATCAGACGAATCAATTGCAAAGTTTCTGGCCAACATAAACAAAAAATACGAAGAAACAAAAAGCAAAATAACCGACACAGCAGCTCAGCGCCTGCTTATGCAGCTAAACGAGCAGCAGGCCGCTTTATCAGCACAGTTGGAAAGCAGCGAAAATCTTACTAAATCACAAAAAGCATTGGCTGAGTTTGAACAGCAAATAGCCGATATTAAAGAAAAGAAAATCCTTACCGCAGATCAAAAGAGCCTGCTTGCCAACGAGCAGCAATTACGGATAGAGCATCAGCAGAATGTTGCACTAGATGAACAGCTTAAAAAGAAAAACGAACTGATTGACCTGGATAATCAGAGGGCAGGTTTGGATGCAATGCTGAGAAATCAGCAACAGGGTTACACTGATCAGTTGGCAGCCTATGGAGGTAGCGATAAAGAGATCCAGCGTTTAAAAGAAGAACAAAAAATCAGGGAAGAAACCAACAAGATGATAGCTCAGTTGAATGCGGAAAAATCCAGCATGTCTTCAGAGACTTATCAGGCCCAACTAGAAGAACTTCAAAACTACCAAGATAAGAGTTTGGAAATCTATAAAAACTCTTACGAACAAATTGCAGAAGTTGAAGCGGACTGGGCTGCTGGAGCAAATAAAGCGCTGCTTAATTATGCAGAGGAATACGAAAATCAGTTTCAAAGCATGGCGGATGCAGTAAATGGAATTTTAAGCAGTTCCACTTCTGCTATCAGTGATGGATTGGCCGATATTATTACTGGCACATCAAGTGTTGAAGATGCTTTCAAAAGCATGGCTCTTGGCATGTCTAACGCTGTTATTAATGCATTAACAGAGATGGCTGCTGAATGGTTGGTTTATCAGGCAGTTCAGATGATTGTTGGTAAAAGTACTCAAGCTGGCGCCGCAACAGCTATGACTTTTAATGCTTTGGCATCACAACAAATGGCAGCAATCAATGCTTTTGCATCTACAGCTGCAATACCAATAGTCGGACCAGCTCTTGCGCCCGCAGCAGCAGCCACGGCTATCGGTTTAACCGCACCATTTGTAACTGCTGTTACAGCCTTCTCTACTTCAGGCATCGCTGGTATGGCTCACGATGGTATAGACAATATACCAAGAGAGGGCACTTGGTTACTTGATGCTGGAGAGCGTGTTCTTAGCCCTAATCAGAATAAAGACCTTACCAACTTTTTAAACTTAAATAATGAAATGATGAAAGGCTACAACGAAGGCTTAGCGACTATGCCAAAGTTCGATGATGGTATCCCAGCTATGCGAGGTGCATCAGCTGCTGAGATAGGCTCAGTAAACCGTAACGACATCTCCATATCAGTACCAGTAGTAATACACGGCGATCCGGACGAGAAAACCTTGAGGCTAATTCAAAAGGCTACCGCGGATGGCGCTGCTATGGCCTACCGGAAAATATCCGGCGATTTAGCTACTGGCCGTGGCGATGTGAGCAAAGCGGTGCAGGGTGGTTGGTCAGTTAGCAGGAGAAAAAGATAA